In the genome of Ananas comosus cultivar F153 linkage group 11, ASM154086v1, whole genome shotgun sequence, one region contains:
- the LOC109717065 gene encoding probable WRKY transcription factor 65, producing the protein MDGYCSSNSPTFEPEEVGIVPGHESIPSPPGEHNKLAHPLASAQSTSSPAKRSRRSVQKRVVTVPIAGTDGPRPKGVGEGAPPSDSWAWRKYGQKPIKGSPYPRGYYRCSSSKGCPARKQVERSRTDPNMLVVTYSFEHNHPWPMPKSHHHHKAQAQTRPVEEAEPPPARPEPDEKFAGLVGDEPALMVHDDFHWFSDVASSPASTSPPAAADDAFLYAPIFGAAEIDAAMLLPEERGEELGGGGRGAGEEEEEDALFAGLGELPECAVVLRRGAFGLAVAPWCGSTG; encoded by the exons ATGGACGGCTACTGCAGCAGCAACTCGCCGACGTTCGAGCCCGAGGAGGTCGGTATCGTGCCCGGTCATGAGAGCATCCCGTCACCGCCGGGCGAGCACAACAAGCTCGCTCACCCTCTGGCTTCTGCTCAGAGTACTTCTTCTCCGGCGAAACGGAG CCGACGATCGGTGCAGAAGAGGGTGGTGACGGTGCCCATCGCCGGCACCGATGGGCCGCGGCCCAAAGGCGTCGGCGAGGGCGCTCCGCCGTCGGATTCGTGGGCCTGGAGGAAGTACGGCCAAAAGCCCATCAAGGGCTCCCCCTACCCCAG gGGTTACTATAGGTGCAGTAGCTCCAAGGGTTGCCCCGCACGGAAGCAGGTGGAGCGCAGTCGCACGGATCCTAACATGCTCGTCGTTACCTACTCCTTCGAGCACAACCACCCTTGGCCCATGCCCAAGAGCCATCACCATCACAAGGCCCAGGCTCAGACCCGGCCCGTCGAAGAAGCCGAGCCGCCCCCGGCCCGGCCTGAACCGGACGAGAAGTTCGCCGGTCTAGTCGGGGACGAGCCGGCGCTCATGGTCCACGACGACTTCCACTGGTTCTCCGACGTGGCGTCCTCCCCGGCGTCCACGTCGCCCCCCGCCGCGGCGGACGACGCGTTTCTCTACGCGCCGATCTTCGGCGCCGCGGAGATCGACGCGGCGATGCTCCTCCCCGAGGAGCGCGGCGAGGAATTGGGCGGCGGGGGACGGGGAgcgggcgaggaggaggaggaggacgcgcTTTTCGCGGGGCTCGGCGAGCTCCCGGAGTGCGCGGTGGTGCTCCGCCGCGGCGCCTTCGGCCTCGCCGTGGCTCCCTGGTGCGGGTCCACCGGCTGA